One genomic window of Arthrobacter caoxuetaonis includes the following:
- a CDS encoding LCP family protein, with protein MARTGTGAPGLLYTDPVRYPQSASPQVRTKRAFLLLFLTLVLPGSAQIVAGDRRLGRRALQVTFMVWAAVIAVLVLALTNRILLVNIFTNGWASFLIMAVLALLAAGWAFLFLNTFRIIRPPLLQRNVRPAVAGALAVLMVVTSGGLAYGAWLLNVSRQTFGTIFASGPALDPVDGRYNFLLMGGDAGADRTGLRPDSMSVFSVDADTGQIVTFGLPRNFQNALFTEDSPLWQVYPEGYNCGDECILNSLYQVVTDNYSDLYPGSADPGAEAMMDAAGGILGLEVQSYVIVDMEGFSTLIDAMGGVKINAGGWVPITAAEIPGTNLHYPPDGWIAPGVQTMDGYTALWYARSREFVTDYHRIARQQCVQQAMVAQLDPTTLLTRFQAIASAGEQVVHTDIPQDALGSFVDLALKSKNHEVQRMTIGPPDFGTAAENFVTYPDFNLIHARVQEMLSATDAAAEAAEAEATNGSDAEEAPAEEAPAVPEQDTAIGAETPAEAPAAEAGPEVTEEYLQELARIGDTATLGMLLDNNGVCSAG; from the coding sequence ATGGCCAGGACAGGCACCGGAGCTCCCGGACTCCTTTACACGGATCCGGTGCGCTACCCGCAATCCGCCTCTCCCCAGGTACGCACCAAGCGCGCGTTCCTGCTGCTGTTCCTGACCCTGGTTCTGCCTGGTTCGGCTCAGATCGTGGCCGGCGACCGCCGGCTGGGACGGCGTGCACTGCAGGTGACCTTCATGGTCTGGGCCGCGGTGATCGCGGTCCTGGTCCTGGCCCTGACCAACCGCATCCTGCTGGTGAACATCTTCACCAACGGATGGGCGTCTTTCCTGATCATGGCCGTCCTGGCGCTGCTCGCCGCCGGCTGGGCCTTCCTCTTCCTGAACACTTTCCGGATCATCCGCCCTCCCCTGCTCCAGCGGAACGTCCGTCCGGCAGTAGCGGGTGCTCTGGCGGTGCTGATGGTCGTCACCAGCGGCGGACTGGCGTACGGCGCCTGGCTGCTCAACGTCAGCCGCCAGACGTTCGGCACTATCTTCGCTTCGGGCCCGGCACTGGATCCCGTGGACGGCCGCTACAACTTCCTGCTGATGGGCGGAGACGCCGGGGCGGACCGCACCGGCCTCCGGCCGGACAGCATGTCCGTTTTCAGTGTCGACGCCGACACCGGCCAGATCGTCACTTTCGGCCTGCCCCGCAACTTTCAGAATGCCCTGTTCACGGAGGACTCCCCGCTTTGGCAGGTGTACCCGGAGGGGTACAACTGCGGCGACGAATGCATCCTGAACAGCCTGTACCAGGTCGTCACGGACAACTACTCCGATCTCTACCCCGGCTCCGCCGATCCCGGTGCCGAAGCCATGATGGACGCAGCCGGAGGCATCCTCGGCCTTGAAGTGCAGTCCTACGTCATCGTGGACATGGAAGGGTTCTCCACCCTGATCGATGCCATGGGCGGCGTGAAGATCAACGCCGGCGGCTGGGTTCCGATCACGGCGGCGGAAATCCCCGGCACCAACCTGCACTACCCGCCGGACGGCTGGATCGCGCCGGGCGTCCAGACCATGGACGGCTACACGGCCCTCTGGTACGCCCGGTCCCGCGAATTCGTGACGGACTATCACCGGATCGCCCGCCAGCAGTGCGTCCAGCAGGCCATGGTTGCCCAGCTCGACCCCACCACGCTGCTTACCAGGTTCCAGGCCATCGCCTCTGCGGGCGAGCAGGTCGTTCACACCGACATCCCGCAGGACGCCCTGGGCAGCTTCGTCGATCTGGCGCTGAAGTCCAAAAACCACGAAGTCCAGCGCATGACCATTGGCCCGCCCGATTTCGGCACGGCCGCCGAGAATTTCGTGACCTATCCGGACTTTAACCTCATTCACGCACGGGTGCAGGAAATGCTCTCAGCGACGGACGCGGCGGCGGAAGCCGCTGAGGCTGAAGCGACCAACGGGTCCGACGCCGAGGAAGCACCGGCAGAGGAAGCACCGGCGGTCCCGGAACAGGACACAGCCATCGGCGCAGAGACTCCTGCAGAAGCTCCAGCCGCTGAAGCGGGCCCCGAGGTCACCGAGGAGTACCTGCAGGAGCTTGCCCGGATCGGTGACACTGCCACGCTGGGTATGCTGCTGGACAACAACGGCGTGTGCAGCGCAGGCTGA
- the purE gene encoding 5-(carboxyamino)imidazole ribonucleotide mutase encodes MSTAKTPLVGLVMGSDSDWPVMDAAAAALAEFGIPYEADVVSAHRMPEEMIAYGKEAHRRGLRVIIAGAGGAAHLPGMLAAVTPLPVIGVPVPLKYLDGMDSLLSIVQMPAGVPVATVSIGGARNAGLLAVRILAAGTDPLAARLQEQLIDFAGELRQTAMAKGARLRTSVPENA; translated from the coding sequence ATGAGCACCGCCAAAACGCCGCTGGTCGGCCTGGTCATGGGGTCTGATTCAGACTGGCCGGTCATGGACGCTGCCGCAGCGGCACTGGCGGAATTCGGCATTCCGTATGAGGCCGACGTCGTCTCCGCGCACCGGATGCCGGAGGAAATGATCGCGTACGGCAAGGAAGCACACCGCCGCGGCCTGCGCGTGATCATCGCAGGTGCCGGCGGCGCCGCCCACCTGCCCGGAATGCTTGCTGCCGTGACGCCGCTGCCCGTCATCGGTGTCCCCGTTCCGCTCAAATACCTCGACGGCATGGACTCCCTGCTGTCCATCGTCCAGATGCCCGCGGGCGTCCCGGTAGCCACCGTGTCGATCGGCGGGGCCCGCAACGCAGGGCTTCTGGCCGTCCGCATACTGGCGGCGGGTACCGATCCCCTGGCCGCAAGGCTGCAGGAGCAGCTGATCGATTTCGCCGGCGAGCTTCGCCAGACCGCGATGGCCAAGGGCGCCCGCCTGCGGACCTCTGTCCCGGAAAACGCGTAG